A stretch of DNA from Mesorhizobium onobrychidis:
TTCTCCTGGCAGCGCCCCGGCGGTAAGGAACTGCTCGCCGCGGGACAGCCTGGTGTCGGACGACAGGCCGAGTTGGTCGATCACTTCTCCTGGCGACAGATGCCGCAGCTTGCCCTGAGCGCTGAACACCTGGAGGGTCGTCAAGCCGTTCATCGAAAGTTGGCCGACCGGCTTGGAGCCGGTGAACGGGCTGTTCCGGTCGGCGTTGAGCATTTCGACAAGCGCATGATGCTGAGCCTGCGTCATTTCGGTGCCGGACTGAGGCAGGCCCCTGCCCCCGAGCTGCACTCTGGTCATGGTCACCGCATCGCGGACGACAGGATCGCTGGCACGTTCGAGGGAATGGAGGTAGTCGCCCACCAGTTCCACCTGCTCGGGCGTCCACGTCGGCGCGGGCGGCGCCGCATCGTCGGGAAGCGCCGGCAAGGTCGCGGCCAGGGTTTCGCCGAGCGCCGAGCGATGGCTGACTTCCCGATAGTCGGCAGGATCGAACGTGTGGACTTCCCGTGCCGGGGTGTTGACCCTCAGTTGGCCGTTTGGCGTGGTTATCGACCCGCGCTTGGCGCGTTCGATGGTCAGGCCGGAACCCAGGTAGCCGGCCTCCGTGGCATGCTCGCCCGGCAGGACGATGTCGCGGGTCATGCTCGCCTGCGGGCCGGCCACGATGACCTTGGCCGGCAGATATTCGCCGCCGGCCTCGACATAGATGTCCTGTCCGGCGGTGACGCCGTCCTGCGGAACCGGCCGGTGATAGATGCTGTCGACCAGTTCGCCGAGCTTCGGATAGTCATAGCGGGGTTCGGTATTCAGGTAACGCGTGCCGATGCGCCGCAGGCCGGCTTTGACGGCATTGAACGTCTGGCCGAAGCTGTACGGGTTTGACGAGAACCTGTTGATGATCGGCGTGCCGTCGGGCCGAGCCCGGCTGGGGTGCCCGGTGTCCGTCACGGCCGGTGGCTCGGTGCGGGCGTTCGGATCGGCTGTCCAGCGGCCGTCGGCGCCGAGATAAAGCACCGGCAAGGAAGGGTCGAGCTCGACAGGGGCCGGCACCGGCTCCGGCGCGGCCGTGATCGCCTTGGGTTCGGGTATGGCGACAACCCTCTGTCCTTCCGGTAGGTTGAAATCGACGAGCATCTCGCCGGTATGGCGGTTGCCGAGAGTGTAGCGCATCAACGGGCGGGTGCCTTGCGCCCCGCTTTCGGGCAGCTTCGCTCCGGAAGGTCCCTGCCGCTCGGAGGTTTCGCGGCTCGAACCGTCGCGTGTTTCCGTTTCGGACTGGAGCAGGACCTCGTCCGGGGTGGCCAGCACGGCCGGGTCGGAAGGGCGTGCGCCGTCGAGGTAGCCCGTCTGCTGCGGATCCTTGCCGCTGGTGTAGACGTATTCCGCGGGATTGGGGCTTGGCATGCCGGTGAACGTCTTGGTCGCCGGATCCCAGACGAGCCGCCAGCCGCTCTCGGCCGGGCGCGTCGTTCCGTCGCCGCGGACCGGCGGAACCACAATCGGATCGCCGTCGGCGGGGACGCGCACATTCTGCTCACGCGCTCCCTGGGCGTCTCGGTCGCTGGCATTCTCGGGATCGCCGCGCTCGCCCGGGGCGCTCGGCCCTTCATCGTGGACGTTGATAACCGTCCCTTCGACGACGGGGTGGCTGGGATCGTGGAAGACCAGCTTGTCGGTCGGGCGATAGACGCCGTCGGTGCCTTGCTCATGCACGACCATCGGCCGCGACGATTGTCCGTCGCCTGATGGATCACCTTTGCCGCCCGTGGGTGGCGGCGGGTTCGGACCGTCGGACTCGCCGGCCGGCAGCGCCCGTGGACCGGTTGGACGGTTAGCCCCTCCCGTGTTGTCAAAACCGTTCCGGCCACCGAAACCCGGCCCCTGCTGGCCGGACGTTTCGCCGACCGCGTCGCCATCGATGATGATCTCATCTGGATCCGGCATGGCCTGCTCGCCGGTGGGCCTGTAGACACCGTCAGGGCCCATCTCGTAGACGGCCCGCGGTTGCGGCCCCGACTCCGAGGTATGAGTTCCATTCCGGGCGCCGCCGGTTCCAGGCATGTTGTACAACAGCGAGCGGCCGCCCAAGCCTGTGCCGACAGTGCCGACGCCTATGCCTACGACTGCGTTCGCGAGCTCGAGCAGGGACATCTCGCCGCCATGCGCCGCCAGATCTTCCACCGATTTGCCGAGCAACGGAGCACCGGTAACCACGGCGCTGGCATCGAGGCCCCACGCAGCCGTGGTCAGCCTGTTGCCGCCTTGCATAAACTCCGAGACTTTGCCGGCATAAGAGGCCTCCTCTACGTTCACCTGGAATCTGCCGATGCCCCAGCTGGCATCCTTCATGCGGGTCATCCCGAAGCCGCCCGCGAAAGCCTGGGATCTGGACAGGCTTGTCTTTGCCAAACCGAATGTGCGCAGGGCACCCGCGCCCACTGGCAGGAATGCAGTTACGCCGGTCGCGACATTCCAGGCCGACTGGCTGTCGAAGTCGCCGCCCTGCAGGAGGTGATCACCCTCTTTGATCAGAGCCTTGCCGCCAAGGATTGATCCGGAGCCGATCGCGATGGGAATCGCCCATTGGCCGCCCGGCACGAACGAGACGATGGTGGAGACACCGGCGACGATGCCAAGGCCAATGTCGGTAGCCTTGTCCCAGAAACCCACCTTGCGCGCGTCGGCCACTTCCAGTTCGTCGAGCGAAAAACCATCCTCGCCGAGCGACATGTCGCCGCCCTTGGCCATGACCAGATTGCCCTTCTCGCTGAAGATGCGGTTCTCGTGCTGGAATTCGTCAAAGCTGCTGTAATATTTGCCCGAGCTGTCGACATAGCCGATTTCGTCGCCGCCGCTCTTGATCGCGAACAAAGCCGTCGTCGATTCCTTCCCGCCGTCAAGGGAGAAAACCGGCACGATCTTGACCTCGGCGTCGTCGCCGGCGCGGTCGGTGATTTCTTCGCTGACCTTTTGGACGTCTTCACTCGGCGCGTCGAGCCCGAGGGTCTGACCAACGGCAGTGCTGAGTTGGTCCGGCGTATATGTCTCGTATTCGCCGGTGTAGCCGGCCTCGTAGAGGTTCTCGAACTGGACCTGATATCCAGCCAGCGCCTGGTCCTTGTGTTCTTCAAAATACTCGTACTTGAGTTTCGCCTCATGCTCGGCGGAACCGTATTCGAGAAGCTTGGGGTGGCCTGCGGAAAAAGCGTACCAGTCGCGCCCAGCCACCATCGCCGGCCGCACGTTTTCTTCCCAGTCCTCCAATTGGTTCTTTTCGGTCTCCGCCTGGCCTCGATCGATTTCCGCGGCCGCAACTTCGGGGTGCACCCACAGCTTCTGGCCGTCCATCTCGATCTGGACCCACTTGCCGCTGTCGCCGATTGCGCCCGGCCCCTGCTCTTCGTAGGCCGCGGCAACTTCCGGCGCGACCCACAGGTCGCGGCCGTTCACCGTGATCTTCACCGCCGTCTCGCCCGGCTTGAGCGTGCCAGCGGGCGCCTCTACGGTTCCCGGCCCGTAGTCGGTGATCGCCTGGTCGCGTGCCGTCGTCGCGTCGACGAGCCCCGTCTTCGCATCTCTCAGCCCGGCATCAAGCTGGTCGACCTGCACGCCGACAATCTTCGACTTGGCCGCGTCCAGCGCCGATTGCGATCCCGTGCCGTTGGCTGTGCATACCGGCGCCGACGATATGTCCTGCGTCGAGGCCAGCATCTCCTGCCACTGCTTGTTCAGCGGATCGTTGCGGAAATCTTCCCTGATACCCTCGTCGTTGAGGTCATATGTCAGGGCAGATTTATGTACGTTCGTGTCATCCCCATTCTCGTCGGTGAAAGTATAGTTCTCATAGACGGTAACGACATAGAGTTGACCGTTCTCCTCGACTATGTCCTGCGATTTTATCTTGCCGGTAAAGTCACCATGTCCATTGGTATAGCCTTCCCAATCGAAATGGTGCGGGTTTCTTTCCTGCGCCTGCGCAAGCAGTTGCTGCTTGAGAGGCTCCATGGTTACGGCAAGATCCGCCGCCTCTGCCTGTGCAACCCCATACTCCTGATATGCCTCGGCCAGGGTCACCTGATTGGCCGCGGCCCCCTGGAGCGTTTGCAGACCTTCAAGCCGCTCTTCGATGGCTGCGTATTCGGGGCTTCCAGGCTTGGCATCGGTAAGCTTCAGCTCCAGCTCGGTCGAGCTGATCATTTGGTCGATCGTGGCCTTGTTGCCGTTGGCGGTGTGTAGCGAAACGTTTGTAAAGAGCTCGGCGACCTCCGCGTGCGCGGCCTTTCCTTGTTGGTTGGTTTCCTCGGCACTGGGACCATCCGGGCTGCTGACAGCCGTCTGGTTGGGATCGCTGAGCGTCGGCAGGTCTACCTGTTTGTCGATCGCTTCGAGAAGTGACTTCTGGCCCTGCTCGTATTCGGCCCGGGCGGTGCTGGCGCTTTCAAGCGCGTTGTTGGCGAGGGTCAACCGGTTTTGCGCATCTGCCAGCGTGCCCTTCGGCTCGGGCGGCTTCCAATCCAGTCCATAAGGCGCCAACGCCTCGTCGAGCGTTGACTCGGCACCCTCCATGGCGTTCTTGAATTCAGGGTCCAGCGCATAGACGTCGAGCTGTGCCGCGCTCTGCGCAGCCTTTGCTTCTGCCTCACCGAAGTTCGCAATCGCCACGTTCTCGGCTGCGATCGCCTTGGCCACCTCCGGGTCGAACCATTTCCAGCTCCCGTCGACCAGCAACGGCACCCACTTCCCGCCTGAAGGAGCCGTGGGCGATGGTGGGTTCCCGTAGGGACCAACCGACGTGGGACCACCGTCGAGAGTCGCGCCGGTTGCGTCTTGTCCCGGACCATATAGTGCCATTGCAGCGACGACGGCCTGCTGCTTTTCAAGCGCCTCCGTGGTCAGCTCTGGCGTCGCTCCGCCGAATATGCCGTCCAGCGTCGTCTTGACGACCAGATCCTCCTTGGCCTGCTCCGGGTCACTGCTGTTCGGATTGATGGAAAGCAGCAGCTCGGCCAGCGCCTGTTGTGCGGTGCCGGCCGCGATATCTGTAACGGCGCCGGTCGTATCGTTGGTCAGCGTGATCTTGCCGTCTGGCGACGTGGTCAACGTGTAGCCGTTAAACGTCACATTGACGGTGGTCTTGGTGGCACCCTCGATCACCACGGTCTCTCCCGGATGAATAAGGTCGGGATCGCGCGGAGAGGTGAACAGTTCCGGATTGCTTGCGGCGAGATCCTCCAGCGTCACACCATGCGCCTCGGCGATGTCGCTCAGATTGTCACCGGGCTGGACCTCGTAATCGATCGCCTCGCCGTCGTTCAGCGTCTCGACGATGGTTTCGGTGCGTCGGCCGTCCTTGTCGAAGACGATCGTCGTTTCGGTGTTGTTCCTGGGGTCGACGATGGTGGTGGTCTGCTCGCCGGTCTCAGTGTTGCGCTCGGTGTGGCTGGTCCTGCCATTGCCGTCGACCATGTCGGTCGTCTCGGTATTCCCCTCGACGGTCGTCACCGAGCGCGAACCATGCTGGTAGTCGTTGTTGTAGGTGACCGTCTTGCCGGTCTCCGGATCCGTGACGACGATCTGGAGGGTCTCGCCTTCGTCACCGCCCTGGGTCACCTCGAGGCCGGCCGCGTTCAGCTCGGCGATCACCTGCTCCGGCGTGAGATTGCGCTCCTCGGCGATCTCCTCGATGCTCTTGCCTTCGGCAAGCTGATCCTGGATCGACGGCGCGCCCGAGCCGTCCGCTGCCTGCGTCTGCGCCAGGATTACTTCTTCGCCATCCGGCCCCGTGACCGTGGTTACCGGCAAAGCGACGCTGTTGTTGGGCGTTACCGTCTCAACCTTTGCGCCGTTCGGCAGGGCCTTCTCCACCGTGACGGTGCCGTCGGCGGCCGTGTGGGTGGTGGTGGTGATGCCGGTCTGCGGGTTCGACGTGCGTTCGGTGACCGCGCCGTCGCCGAGATCGTCCACGAACTTGGTCGTGATCGCGCCTGTCTCCGGGTCGACGCTGGTGGTTTCCTTGCGGCCGAGATCGTCACGGATCGGCGAGGAGGTCGCCTGCCGGTCGGGACCCGTCACTTCGGTGTAGTAGCCGCCGTGATGATAATCCTGGTTCTCGGTGATCGTGCGGCCGCTTCCGTCGGTGATCACCACCGTGCGTGTGTCGCCGTTGGCGTGTTCATTCGCCGTCGCCGTCATGTCGCCGGCGTTCAGAGCCGCCACCACCTCCTCGGGAGTCATGTCCCGCTCGTCGGCGATGTTGTCGATACTCTTGCCGCCGTCGATCTCCTTGAGAATGTCCTTCGCCTTGGTGACTTCCGGAGAAACACCACCGTCGTCGGGCTCACCACCGGTTAGCAGGAGGTTTGGCGTACCGCCGAAATTCTGCGTCGTGAAAAGCGCAGGCGCGGCGGTGGTGCCGCCGTTGCCGTTTGCTGCGGTGACTGCGGCAGGCAGCTCCGGTCCTGGCTGCGCCGCCGGGGCAGTCGGCTGCGCCGTCGTCAGATCCGCATTGACCTGCGTCAGCCGCTGGCGGGCGCTCGCGGCCGCGTCGGCCTCGCCCATCTTGTTGGCGAGCCGGATTTCATTGTGCAATTTCGTGGCTTCTGCCTGCAGCCGCGTAATCTGCTCGGCATTGGCCTTTGGATCGACCCTGGGCGGCGGCGGCGGCTTGACGGTGTTAATCGGGCGGATCATCAAACAACCTCCGGGGCCGGTCCAGTCCTGGTTCAGGCAGTCTGCCTGCCGTCAACGCCCCCGCGCCCGACAGTGGAAGCCCCAGAAGCTTACCGGGGCGGCTTCCAATAAATGCCGAAAGCAGCGAGTTGCTCTTCCGACCGTTTTACTCGTTCTGCAGCATTCACTTCAGACTGCACAGCCGTCAGTGCCGCCAGAATCTCGACGGCGGCGAACGCCGGCGCCATGCTGCGAAAGAACGACTGCGAATTTGCCGTAACGATGATGGTCTCCCGCGCGATCCGGGCCAGCGGCGACACGCTGCTATC
This window harbors:
- a CDS encoding LysM peptidoglycan-binding domain-containing protein, with product MIRPINTVKPPPPPRVDPKANAEQITRLQAEATKLHNEIRLANKMGEADAAASARQRLTQVNADLTTAQPTAPAAQPGPELPAAVTAANGNGGTTAAPALFTTQNFGGTPNLLLTGGEPDDGGVSPEVTKAKDILKEIDGGKSIDNIADERDMTPEEVVAALNAGDMTATANEHANGDTRTVVITDGSGRTITENQDYHHGGYYTEVTGPDRQATSSPIRDDLGRKETTSVDPETGAITTKFVDDLGDGAVTERTSNPQTGITTTTHTAADGTVTVEKALPNGAKVETVTPNNSVALPVTTVTGPDGEEVILAQTQAADGSGAPSIQDQLAEGKSIEEIAEERNLTPEQVIAELNAAGLEVTQGGDEGETLQIVVTDPETGKTVTYNNDYQHGSRSVTTVEGNTETTDMVDGNGRTSHTERNTETGEQTTTIVDPRNNTETTIVFDKDGRRTETIVETLNDGEAIDYEVQPGDNLSDIAEAHGVTLEDLAASNPELFTSPRDPDLIHPGETVVIEGATKTTVNVTFNGYTLTTSPDGKITLTNDTTGAVTDIAAGTAQQALAELLLSINPNSSDPEQAKEDLVVKTTLDGIFGGATPELTTEALEKQQAVVAAMALYGPGQDATGATLDGGPTSVGPYGNPPSPTAPSGGKWVPLLVDGSWKWFDPEVAKAIAAENVAIANFGEAEAKAAQSAAQLDVYALDPEFKNAMEGAESTLDEALAPYGLDWKPPEPKGTLADAQNRLTLANNALESASTARAEYEQGQKSLLEAIDKQVDLPTLSDPNQTAVSSPDGPSAEETNQQGKAAHAEVAELFTNVSLHTANGNKATIDQMISSTELELKLTDAKPGSPEYAAIEERLEGLQTLQGAAANQVTLAEAYQEYGVAQAEAADLAVTMEPLKQQLLAQAQERNPHHFDWEGYTNGHGDFTGKIKSQDIVEENGQLYVVTVYENYTFTDENGDDTNVHKSALTYDLNDEGIREDFRNDPLNKQWQEMLASTQDISSAPVCTANGTGSQSALDAAKSKIVGVQVDQLDAGLRDAKTGLVDATTARDQAITDYGPGTVEAPAGTLKPGETAVKITVNGRDLWVAPEVAAAYEEQGPGAIGDSGKWVQIEMDGQKLWVHPEVAAAEIDRGQAETEKNQLEDWEENVRPAMVAGRDWYAFSAGHPKLLEYGSAEHEAKLKYEYFEEHKDQALAGYQVQFENLYEAGYTGEYETYTPDQLSTAVGQTLGLDAPSEDVQKVSEEITDRAGDDAEVKIVPVFSLDGGKESTTALFAIKSGGDEIGYVDSSGKYYSSFDEFQHENRIFSEKGNLVMAKGGDMSLGEDGFSLDELEVADARKVGFWDKATDIGLGIVAGVSTIVSFVPGGQWAIPIAIGSGSILGGKALIKEGDHLLQGGDFDSQSAWNVATGVTAFLPVGAGALRTFGLAKTSLSRSQAFAGGFGMTRMKDASWGIGRFQVNVEEASYAGKVSEFMQGGNRLTTAAWGLDASAVVTGAPLLGKSVEDLAAHGGEMSLLELANAVVGIGVGTVGTGLGGRSLLYNMPGTGGARNGTHTSESGPQPRAVYEMGPDGVYRPTGEQAMPDPDEIIIDGDAVGETSGQQGPGFGGRNGFDNTGGANRPTGPRALPAGESDGPNPPPPTGGKGDPSGDGQSSRPMVVHEQGTDGVYRPTDKLVFHDPSHPVVEGTVINVHDEGPSAPGERGDPENASDRDAQGAREQNVRVPADGDPIVVPPVRGDGTTRPAESGWRLVWDPATKTFTGMPSPNPAEYVYTSGKDPQQTGYLDGARPSDPAVLATPDEVLLQSETETRDGSSRETSERQGPSGAKLPESGAQGTRPLMRYTLGNRHTGEMLVDFNLPEGQRVVAIPEPKAITAAPEPVPAPVELDPSLPVLYLGADGRWTADPNARTEPPAVTDTGHPSRARPDGTPIINRFSSNPYSFGQTFNAVKAGLRRIGTRYLNTEPRYDYPKLGELVDSIYHRPVPQDGVTAGQDIYVEAGGEYLPAKVIVAGPQASMTRDIVLPGEHATEAGYLGSGLTIERAKRGSITTPNGQLRVNTPAREVHTFDPADYREVSHRSALGETLAATLPALPDDAAPPAPTWTPEQVELVGDYLHSLERASDPVVRDAVTMTRVQLGGRGLPQSGTEMTQAQHHALVEMLNADRNSPFTGSKPVGQLSMNGLTTLQVFSAQGKLRHLSPGEVIDQLGLSSDTRLSRGEQFLTAGALPGEAGWTDAGRGIVGDYLKAASGSTDPNLAAAANAASPFFKGRATKPGKAVTAAQQDALMQVLQADSGSTWVYGPKLQPESSFKPAGKLSPEGRYNAKVLSGHDTWTPYLWREMRGYAANQQKSADPAVRSLAHALENALPASKPKAGTEINSEVPVLLERLLDADKASSWRAPTFFTDAQGVWRSDRATVSWFLQEHEANVLGGPVLNDMATNGAFLVAGSILGTDARTVTLGGSMLGIGIKVPLPSRQVYGELSLKNNGPDGTGFLLPVHPNDAKGHKLFANGFRPNFAYDEAAAPSAQWVASAPMLSKNTFQSESATGVSISIAGFSVSGAYVKRTLLYLGGEGGRPGYTHREPGPLSQRAASFWEEAARGGASHYSAEGKVPGFEDRVLYRNYNVLPPLGGGKEPWRGNPAFEGVPRETGAGPLNRLDRTDHGAGLAVNFWQWPLTTAELGSVRKDLVPHTRAARAHPESSEGAQKVFSALEASDGQLTPEVLDHLDTYLADVAASPHGDLKFAGQRVSDVFPELGTAPYPDPFATAGRRPDGMSGPAWKALRQQLNQQARIELTDTQAHYLNQLLKQDVLHNAPPPNALPPVGDGPVGPRSPAPRREQGPAAEGSWGPSTAKPLTQAEIAANRQEASSMLDDMIQQDLGMPEMTEMRADLADQVSRSPEMMELLRNAHAKGVRIVNPARRDLRIFDPSLEQDLTATGSGLDRPLRVISMDADMFRTPDADNDAVVAGFVDALSHELSHVTDAPIDVLPQDFATRQAHRDANVDARLKSEGEAALVQYIVADELAANGGKPNLALRADQAQADIYDRFTAGEIDRTQAVHEMAALYRSMEPSIADGGTYADYYGHFADEAYQAANVAPGHEGDVASNASHVVGEPRAAAPANKGQPAPNNGPLTRDGVRATPLDQVPDLVMGDFQPNQIPWLKREQVAELTEQQFRDMDQAGLLPSLTKSQLRGIPKAKIGQVNIAGLDGKQIPWLTEGHIRNVTDQQFQDLGKTGLTPHLTKPQLQAIKGDMVELVNVSKLEARQVPWFKPGQVAKFTSQQFKDLGEAGLLKNLTERQVPAIPETMIDSVDVAKLDPKQVPWLTEKQIPVLTHDQWGAFTIHHTEALTQPQIEAVTPKQFGEMSPGQFRKFTLEQFEWMSVDQTNALSVLQLTTYRATHKKAMTPDQRTLVEGALVYSRTNEYQAALDTFGTMAGTSYMLWSSLPPTWTATAGAVAFGVRGVVFGAQALFPNATASHKPFGRFLNALGGATFIAAAPGAAAGMIQGKDLVVNSTFTVGNIVYGTKSMLQSFTGRPVIRNLAEYLAGPGYVLGCAFYTVQSWPAPIATVAGTMFTFGCAEFWASAYRTDQMNRRSVPRTDADIAAAEKSDKKWAAWDRWTLGITFGVGMLLFSLDALLAEPWEGAKPTPPPDPKKPDGDASSQQPDDPSDDPDEPQIPEEDFPQLVVVADDGLNLRTKPDEESTVVTVLQPGTFVEQTAKPSTDQSGEAWIPVEGFGPDGNLHSGWVSGDHVEVHPDGSSNPEGRTNPTLEKDGYQWVEVQNGDSIRLIAKTHSADVAETVVLNMDHILSPDLIFSGDRIYLPATLVG